The following nucleotide sequence is from Methanolinea sp..
CAATTGCGGTGAATAACTCCGCAAGGCTTTCTGCCTCTATGAGAGTCCCCATTGCTTCCGGTTTGACACGGATGCCCTCCTGCTTTTCCAGTTCCTTGACCGCATCCTTCACGTAACGGCTGACGGACGTTGTACTTGTGCCGATGGGGATCAGGCTCCATTCAGCGATGATCATGGTTTCTTTGCTCCCCGGGTAGACCGAAAGATTTCCGGTTGGCTTCCGCCTGGTGCTGAAATACCCGCATCACAGGTCCTGTTCAACTCCTTTTTACCCTCGCGGAAGTGGTTTGTCGGTCCCGGGAAATGAATGCCCCGATCAGGGTAATCATGAAGAAAACAAGGAAGACCAGCTGCATGCTTGCCAGGAATGCCCCTGAATTGCCGGGAGTGAGGGGCGAGTCCCCGATAAGGAGGGAAAAAGCGACCATCACGACAGCCATGCTCACCATCATACCAGAGTTCCGCATGGTTGCAACCATCGATGATGCGAGGGTATAGTGGTATCGTTCCACACTTCCCATGATTACTGTCATATTGGGGGCGGAGAAGAGCCCAAGACCTGTTCCGATGCCGGCCAAAATGAGAATAATGAACCCTGTTGATGTCATCTCTCCTACAAAGGAGAGAGCCAGGAGGCCTGAGGACGTGAGCACCATCCCCGAAGTGGCGAGAAGGGAAGGATCGGTCCGGTCCGAGAGCCTTCCTGCAACCGGCGAACAGATCATCTGGAAGAAGGGCTGGATGAGCAGGATCGATCCTGCAGCAGCCGGAGACATGCCCCTGACCACCTGGAGGTAGAGGCTCATCAGGAATGTCACGGCAAAAGTGGCGCTGTAGTTGATGAAAGCGGCGAGATTCGAGCGGGAGAAAACGCGATTCTCCCGCAGGAGCACGATGGGGAAGAGCGGATGGGGCCGACGCTCTTCCACCGCGAGAAAGATGACCATGGCAATTGCTGATGCGCCGATCAGGGCGACAGATGCCGGTTCAGGAACCCTGGAAATCCCTGCCGAGAAGAGGATCAGGACCAGGGCGGAAAGGGACGCACCCTGCCAGTCAAAGACATCCCGCCGGGGTTCGTTCAGCACCGGCGGAAACCGGGACACATTGAGGAGGACTGTACCGCCCAGCATGACTGTAACAAAAAAGATACTCCGCCACCCGAAGAACTGTGTCAGGAGGCCTCCGATGAACGGGCCGAGCATAAGTCCGGCATACACGGATGTCACGTTGATCCCGAATGCCCGTCCCCGCTCTCCTGGAGGATAGAGCTCGGCGATGATGGCGACCGCATTGCCAAAGAGCATTGCACTGCCAATACCCTGGAGAAACCGGAACGCAAGAAGGGCGGGAGCTGACGGGGCGACGATAGTGATCGCCGATGCGACCGTGTAGAGCAGGGTACCCCACCCAAACACCCGGCCCCTTCCCGCAATATCCCCCAGCATGCCTGCCGGCAGGAGAAAAATTGCGGTGGAGAGGAGGTAGGCGGTAGGGACCCAGGAGAGGGTGACGGCATTGACGCCAAACTCTTCCCCGATAATGGGAAGGGCGAGGTTGATGCTGGAACCGGTGAAGGGGTTTAGGAAGGTTCCGATCGTCACCATCACGAGGATCAGGGACCGGGATAACTCTACATGGGGAGAAGGATGCGGATCCGTCATGGTGGTGATCATGGGGGGGCGGCAGCGGAAAGGTGCCTCTCAAGAGCTTTCAGATACCACTCCATTAATGTTTTCGTCTGAATCGCCCGTCAGGGAAAAAGGGGCACGATTGCCAAATCCCGGGCTCTCCTTCCCGGCGATCCTGGCGATGTCTCCCAGCTCCCTGGCGGGTAGCCGGATCAGTCAGGAGGGCAAAGTCGCCGTCCCGTGGCATTGGCGATAGGCACCTGCCGGTTTCAATGGCCTCAAAAAATGCCGGTGTCTTTCCTGGTGGTGACTGTATCTCTGGTCATGATGCTCTCGATAAGGGGCGATTCGGGATCCCCGTCGGCCAACTCCCTTGGGGCGCAATATCGCGATCGGTCACGATACCCACTGGTTTATGGTTTTTTTGTGATCACAATGCACCCGATATCTTTCTCTCATCAGTCCGGAGACGAAACGAAGGGTGGCGCCAGGTTTCACGTTGAGCACGTTGGTCTTGGCCCAGGTGTAAGCGGTCGTGAGGAAACCTCGTGTCCAGGTCTGCCTTGCCTTTGGATCGCGATGTCGTACTATACAGGTCCCGGCCTTCAGACCACCAGCCGTCTCCGCATCAGCCAGGTGGAGAGGATAAAAAAGACCAGGGTCACGATTCCAATCCACGCAAGGCTGTAGGGTACAAGTGGAGATAGGTCGGCCAGGGTGAGCGAACGAGTTACAATTACCAGCTGGGTGAGCGGGAGGAAGGCGATGGCCAGCAGCTGGACCAGCGCGGGAAGAATGGAGAGCGGGAAGAATGTGCCTGAAAAGAGGAACATCGGGGTG
It contains:
- a CDS encoding MFS transporter, which encodes MTDPHPSPHVELSRSLILVMVTIGTFLNPFTGSSINLALPIIGEEFGVNAVTLSWVPTAYLLSTAIFLLPAGMLGDIAGRGRVFGWGTLLYTVASAITIVAPSAPALLAFRFLQGIGSAMLFGNAVAIIAELYPPGERGRAFGINVTSVYAGLMLGPFIGGLLTQFFGWRSIFFVTVMLGGTVLLNVSRFPPVLNEPRRDVFDWQGASLSALVLILFSAGISRVPEPASVALIGASAIAMVIFLAVEERRPHPLFPIVLLRENRVFSRSNLAAFINYSATFAVTFLMSLYLQVVRGMSPAAAGSILLIQPFFQMICSPVAGRLSDRTDPSLLATSGMVLTSSGLLALSFVGEMTSTGFIILILAGIGTGLGLFSAPNMTVIMGSVERYHYTLASSMVATMRNSGMMVSMAVVMVAFSLLIGDSPLTPGNSGAFLASMQLVFLVFFMITLIGAFISRDRQTTSARVKRS
- a CDS encoding MTH1187 family thiamine-binding protein; this encodes MIIAEWSLIPIGTSTTSVSRYVKDAVKELEKQEGIRVKPEAMGTLIEAESLAELFTAIERAHNSVFESGVRRIVSEIRIDDRRDKEATIESKAKALDK